The proteins below come from a single Podarcis muralis chromosome 8, rPodMur119.hap1.1, whole genome shotgun sequence genomic window:
- the BBS10 gene encoding BBSome complex assembly protein BBS10 isoform X2 yields MMISCISAHCNLTGDGAKTFIIILSVLLQELEKLVEGGSRSCYEKIQGRENCKENFYRLKQVSQLLIMIQMDILDYIVTRDLEKHFHSVFSVSEKEISMSTMGLVLEAYFSGKVGINRQKFLSQLSCDFYFRVTAGKNRGEVLCFVDDCFAELHTTVTGLPVSSSRILDGLILHRDFAVYCPADGDKRVLVITEPIQPAYSDLGAEVVITAENQHGTSKTWITKRTEAILKHMRDNDIKVLLSSVKQQEAVHNYAKSSGISIVECLSPEEISLIYRITNISPFKPSLDNIHTEITEAAVAKFCQPLHLGAKRFVHIGFERTCALQLHCVILCGPVHGVTEQLVCAFHGAFKMLRQMFTVVCLTEQNLSETLHNSQQCSDAQQHFVEKHTDCSEVHACAKQPRPCGFEMEEDSVVSVDRELACSSMHLPNSGVDLVHDAMCSELHECECNLVDLQKVSLKRNHPEGMLRMDRNESLAKNQLAPTRAERSISSRNVQLQPTEDSCTRQGHGVKEADNIRSHIQSNSSSYIKEGSVLPVGGIFEILLHYYLSCYAKRCQSPNVSIICAVIADALLSVPKTLCRAQKRDAFPQLYLEVTSAVRNNQPLLPNQERLESVSCKYQLVASILQCAARLLSIDLIVGIKRLPQKTEESDSEADL; encoded by the coding sequence ATGATGATTTCATGCATTTCCGCACACTGCAATTTGACTGGGGATGGTGCTAAAACGTTCATCATAATTCTCTCCGTTTTACTTCAAGAACTTGAAAAACTTGTTGAAGGAGGTAGTCGTTCCTGTTATGAGAAGATCCAAGGAAGAGAGAATTGTAAAGAAAATTTTTACAGACTGAAACAAGTTTCCCAGCTTCTTATAATGATCCAGATGGACATTCTAGATTACATAGTGACAAGAGACCTTGAAAAGCATTTTCATTCAGTATTTTCTGTTTCTGAAAAAGAAATAAGTATGAGCACAATGGGGTTGGTACTGGAAGCTTATTTTTCTGGGAAAGTAGGAATCAATAGACAAAAGTTTCTTTCCCAGTTAAGCTGTGATTTCTACTTCAGAGTTACTGCTGGTAAAAATAGGGGTGAAGTCCTATGCTTTGTGGATGACTGTTTTGCTGAGTTGCACACTACTGTGACAGGCCTCCCTGTTTCAAGTTCAAGAATCCTAGATGGGCTTATTCTTCACAGAGACTTTGCTGTGTACTGTCCTGCAGACGGTGACAAAAGAGTTCTAGTTATAACAGAACCTATCCAGCCTGCTTATTCTGACTTGGGTGCTGAAGTTGTCATAACTGCTGAAAATCAACATGGGACATCTAAAACCTGGATTACAAAAAGAACAGAAGCTATTCTAAAGCACATGCGGGACAATGACATCAAGGTTTTATTGTCAAGTGTAAAACAACAGGAAGCTGTTCATAACTACGCAAAAAGCAGTGGCATATCTATTGTAGAGTGCCTGTCGCCAGAGGAGATATCTCTTATCTACAGGATCACAAATATTTCACCTTTTAAGCCATCTTTGGACAATATTCACACTGAAATCACAGAAGCCGCTGTTGCAAAATTTTGCCAGCCATTGCACCTTGGCGCCAAAAGATTTGTCCATATAGGCTTTGAAAGGACGTGTGCCCTTCAGCTCCACTGTGTGATTCTCTGTGGGCCAGTGCATGGGGTTACTGAGCAACTTGTTTGTGCTTTCCATGGCGCGTTCAAAATGTTGCGACAGATGTTTACGGTTGTTTGTCTGACTGAGCAAAACCTCTCTGAAACACTGCATAATAGTCAGCAGTGTTCTGATGCACAGCAACATTTTGTAGAGAAGCACACTGACTGCAGTGAAGTTCACGCCTGTGCCAAGCAGCCAAGACCTTGTGGGTTTGAAATGGAAGAGGACTCTGTTGTTTCTGTAGACAGAGAGTTGGCATGTTCATCCATGCATCTGCCTAACTCGGGCGTAGATTTGGTGCATGATGCCATGTGCTCAGAACTACATGAATGTGAATGTAATTTAGTTGACTTGCAAAAGGTGTCTCTGAAACGCAATCATCCAGAAGGAATGTTGAGAATGGACAGGAATGAATCACTTGCGAAAAATCAGCTTGCTCCTACCAGAGCAGAGAGAAGCATCAGTTCCAGAAATGTGCAGCTGCAACCCACTGAGGACAGTTGTACTAGGCAAGGCCATGGAGTTAAAGAAGCGGATAATATCAGAAGCCATATTCAGAGTAATTCCAGCTCTTACATAAAGGAGGGATCCGTTTTGCCAGTCGGCGGGATATTCGAGATTCTGTTACATTACTACCTGTCCTGCTATGCAAAGCGGTGCCAGTCACCAAATGTATCCATTATTTGTGCTGTAATTGCTGATGCATTGCTCAGTGTTCCAAAAACCCTCTGTAGGGCACAGAAAAGGGATGCTTTTCCTCAACTCTATCTTGAAGTTACCAGCGCTGTCAGAAATAATCAACCTCTTCTGCCAAATCAAGAAAGGTTAGAATCAGTGTCCTGTAAGTACCAATTAGTGGCTTCCATTCTTCAATGTGCAGCTAGGCTTTTAAGTATTGATCTTATTGTTGGCATTAAGCGGTTACCTCAGAAGACCGAAGAAAGTGATTCAGAAGCTGATCTGTGA